The window ctttttGCTTCCGCTCCTACTCCTCCCATCTTCTCcccctcccatcttctccctccctcgATTCCCCAGTGTATCTCACagaacccagagcccagagcgGATCGCTGGCCCTCCCGCGCATGCCCACGTTTGGATGCCAGCTGGACCGCGGGCCCGAAACTCCAGCTCCGAGCCAGGGATCAGTCCCAGTGGCTGCTCGGCTCTGTCGCCCGGTAGGCCTTTGTCTCCTGCCCCGGGTCGGGGGCTCCGGCTGTGTAAGTGGAAGGTtgggggctctggggaagggggtcCGCGTGTCACAGCCTGCGAGGGCTCGAGTCAGCGAGTGTCCAGCTGAGGGGCTCGCgccagccccctctgcctgcGCCACCTGCACCGGCGCCCAGGCCACACCTGTCCAGGGCCGGGCACGCACCTGCAGGGGACATGGCCACCACCGTCCATACCGCGGCCCGCACCTGCCACCTCTCGCCCCAGCCGGGCTCCCCTCAGTCTGCGGCCGGCGCCCCCTTCCGCTCTCCCGCCGCGAGTCCCCTCCTCCCGGGCTTCCTCTCCTAGGCCGcagacc is drawn from Camelus ferus isolate YT-003-E chromosome X, BCGSAC_Cfer_1.0, whole genome shotgun sequence and contains these coding sequences:
- the LOC116662134 gene encoding uncharacterized protein LOC116662134 isoform X3, with protein sequence MERIPLEDSRKIKRWMGRHVVYLTEPRAQSGSLALPRMPTFGCQLDRGPETPAPSQGSVPVAARLCRPVGLCLLPRVGGSGCVSGRLGALGKGVRVSQPARARVSECPAEGLAPAPSACATCTGAQATPVQGRARTCRGHGHHRPYRGPHLPPLAPAGLPSVCGRRPLPLSRRESPPPGLPLLGRRPRPAPGRPASRAGGICGAGRGRGQWLRLASERGCSPRPPPLSLPRHP
- the LOC116662134 gene encoding uncharacterized protein LOC116662134 isoform X8 — encoded protein: MPTFGCQLDRGPETPAPSQGSVPVAARLCRPVGLCLLPRVGGSGCVSGRLGALGKGVRVSQPARARVSECPAEGLAPAPSACATCTGAQATPVQGRARTCRGHGHHRPYRGPHLPPLAPAGLPSVCGRRPLPLSRRESPPPGLPLLGRRPRPAPGRPASRAGGICGAGRGRGQWLRLASERGCSPRPPPLSLPRHP
- the LOC116662134 gene encoding uncharacterized protein LOC116662134 isoform X1; protein product: MPPGLKLIAWRMLKPREVGSTDVKSLNPASTVGDRVYIFLTIKRALASPCSSSIHLSPSTFCFRSYSSHLLPLPSSPSLDSPVYLTEPRAQSGSLALPRMPTFGCQLDRGPETPAPSQGSVPVAARLCRPVGLCLLPRVGGSGCVSGRLGALGKGVRVSQPARARVSECPAEGLAPAPSACATCTGAQATPVQGRARTCRGHGHHRPYRGPHLPPLAPAGLPSVCGRRPLPLSRRESPPPGLPLLGRRPRPAPGRPASRAGGICGAGRGRGQWLRLASERGCSPRPPPLSLPRHP
- the LOC116662134 gene encoding uncharacterized protein LOC116662134 isoform X2 — its product is MDGETRRALASPCSSSIHLSPSTFCFRSYSSHLLPLPSSPSLDSPVYLTEPRAQSGSLALPRMPTFGCQLDRGPETPAPSQGSVPVAARLCRPVGLCLLPRVGGSGCVSGRLGALGKGVRVSQPARARVSECPAEGLAPAPSACATCTGAQATPVQGRARTCRGHGHHRPYRGPHLPPLAPAGLPSVCGRRPLPLSRRESPPPGLPLLGRRPRPAPGRPASRAGGICGAGRGRGQWLRLASERGCSPRPPPLSLPRHP